The Molothrus ater isolate BHLD 08-10-18 breed brown headed cowbird chromosome 9, BPBGC_Mater_1.1, whole genome shotgun sequence genome includes a region encoding these proteins:
- the ECHDC2 gene encoding enoyl-CoA hydratase domain-containing protein 2, mitochondrial, with protein sequence MNRPHARNSLGKVFVNELFSALEQLRFDEQVRVVVFKSQVKGVFCAGADLKERAKMDDAEVGEFVRRLRNLMDEIAALPVPTIAAIDGYALGGGLELALACDLRVAASSAKMGLIETTRGLLPGAGGTQRLPRCVGIGLAKELIFTGRQVDGEQAASMGLVNHSVPQNSEGDAAYQRALTLAKEILPQAPFAVKMGKLAINKGMEVDIASGMAIEGMCYAQNIPTKDRQEGMAAFREKRPPRFTGK encoded by the exons ATGAACCGACCCCACGCGAGAAATTCACTGGGAAAAGTATTTGTAAATGAA CTGTTCAgtgccctggaacagctgcGCTTCGATGAGCAGGTGCGGGTGGTGGTGTTCAAGAGCCAGGTGAAAGGAGTGTTCTGTGCAG GAGCAGATTTAAAGGAACGTGCAAAGATGGATGATGCAGAAGTTGGAGAGTTTGTTAGAAGACTGAGAAATCTTATGGATGAAATAG ctgccctgcctgtgcccacgATCGCTGCAATCGATGGCTACGCCTTGGGTGGAGGATTAGAGCTGGCCCTGGCCTGTGACCTCCGCGTGGCAG ctTCATCAGCTAAAATGGGCCTTATTGAGACCACACGAGGACTTCTGCCTGGAGCAG GTGGAACCCAGCGCCTGCCCAGATGTGTTGGAATAGGCCTTGCCAAGGAACTCATTTTCACTGGCAGACAGGTTGATGGAGAACAGGCAGCCTCCATGGGGCTGGTAAATCACTCAGTGCCACAGAACAGCGAGGGAGATGCAGCTTACCAGAGAGCTTTAACTTTGGCTAAAGAAATCCTGCCCCAG gcaCCGTTTGCTgtgaaaatgggaaaactgGCAATAAACAAAGGAATGGAg gtTGACATTGCATCAGGGATGGCTATTGAGGGGATGTGTTATGCCCAG aATATTCCCACCAAAGACCGTCAGGAAGGGATGGCTGCCTTCAGGGAGAAGCGACCGCCTCGGTTCACCGGCAAATAA